In Bradyrhizobium guangdongense, the sequence CTTCATGCCAATTCCTCCGCAACGGTCGGGAACAGGCGTTGATAGGCTTCGCCATAGGTCATGGGCACGCCGGTGTTGCGGCTGCCCTGGATGCCGCGGTTGAGCGCGACGCGCTCGTAATAGCCCCAGAGATGCTTTTGGGCGGCGAGGATCTGGAATGCCTCGTACTTCTCCTTCCAGACCTCGTCGATCTTGAGGATCATGTCCGGCTTGTAGTTGCACTGCTCGGGCTGGTGCGGCTCGAACAGGAACACCGGAGGCGCCGAATATTTGTACTGCGCACCGGGCTTGTGACCCATGGCTTGGGCGACCACACGGGTCTCCTGGGCGAAATGCGCCGCATTCGGATGATCGAAATTGTAGGGATCTTCCAGCGCGTGCGTCAGCACGAAGCTCGGGTTGAGCTCGCGGTAGATGTCGACCATGCGGTCGAAATGCGCTTCGGTCAGCTTGAGCGGATAATCGCCGCAGTCGAAGAACTCGATTTCGGCCCCGAGCAGCTTCGCCGCGCGCTCGGCCTCATCCTTGCGGCCGGCCTTGACCGATTCCAGCGTCGCGCCCTTCTCCTTCCAGGCGAACTGGCTCTCCCCGCGCTCGCCAAACGACAAGCAGACGATCTTCATGCGGTAGCCCTTCTTCGCATGCAGCGCGATCGCGCCGCCGGCGCGCCAGACGAAATCGCCGGGATGGGCGGTGATCACGAGACCTGCTTTCATGGGAGACCCCCCTCTTGCTTCGTCGACATTATAGGCTGCCTGCGTCTTGCCGGCAGCAATTCCACTAAATCGCGGCAGGCACGGGTTCCTCGCCGTCGAGCACGCGCTTCAGGCGCTCACCGTCGAGCGCGCCCTCCCATTTGGCGATCGCGATGGTCGCAACCGCGTTCCCGATCAGATTGGTCGGTGTCAATCCCTGCGACATCAGGCGATGAATGCCGAGCACCAGCGCCACGCTCGTCACCGGAATGGTGCCGGTAGCGGACAGCGTCGCCGCCAGCACGACAAAGGCAGCCCCCGCAATCCCCGCCGCGCCCTTTGACGTCACGAGCAGGATCAGCAGCAGCTCGATCTGTTCGGCGAGCCCCAACGGCGTGTTGGTCGCCTGCGCCAGGAATACCGAAGCGGCGGCAAGATAGAGACAGGTGCCGTCGAGATTGAAGGAATAGCCGGTCGGGATCACCAGCCCGACCACACTCTTTTCGCAGCCGGCCTTCTCCAGCTTGGTCAGCATCCGCGGCAGCACCGTCTCCGACGAGGTGGTGGCGATGCAGATCAGCAGCTCTTCCCAAATGTAGCGGATCAGCTTGAGCAGCGAAAAGCCGCAGAGCCGCGCGACAGGGCCGAGCGCCACGATGATGAAGACCAAGCAGGTCAGGTAGAACCCGCCCAGCAGCTTGCCGAGCGAGGCCAGCGAACCCACCCCGAATTTACCGACCGTGAAGGCGATCGCGCCGAACGCGCCGAGCGGCGCCGCCCACATCACCAAGCCCACGACGGCGAACACCATCTTCGCGGCAATGTCGATCAGATTGACCAGCGGCGCCGCGCGCTCGCCAAGCTGCACCAGCGCGAAGCCGCACAGCACGGCGATGAAGAGAACCTGGAGTATATTGCCCTCAGCAAAGGCGCCGATGAAGGTCACTGGGACGATGTTCATCAGGAACGGCACGAAGCCGATCACCGCGGTCTGCTTGACATAAGGCTCGACCGTGCTGGCATTGATGCTCGCCGGGTCGATGTTCATCCCGGCGCCTGGCCTGAGCAGGTTCACCGCGACCAGACCGATGACCAGCGCAATCGTGGTCATTACCTCGAAATAGATGATGGCTTTCACCGCGACGCGCCCGACGCGGGCCATATCGGCCATATGGGCGATGCCGTGGACGACGGTGCAGAAGATGATCGGCGCGATCAGCATCCGGATCGCCTTGATGAAGGCATCCCCGAGCGGCTGCATCTTGGCCCCAGCCTCAGGGTTGACGATGCCAAGCGCGATGCCGGCCGCCATGGCGATGAGCACCTGGATCCAGAGCTCCTTCCACCAGGCGCGCCCGCGCGGCTTGTCGATCGCCATCGCGGTCATCGGTCGAACTCGAACAGGCGTGCGGGATTGTCGACCAGGATCTTGTGCTGAAATTCCGGCTCCGGCGCGAACAATGGAATGAGGTCGACGAGATCGCCATCGTTCGGCATCACCTTGACGTTGGGATGCGGCCAGTCGGTGCCCCAGATGACGCGGTCCGGCGCCGTCTCGACGATCTTTCGCGCGAACGGCACCGCATCCGTGAATGGCGGGCCGGCCGAGGAGACGCGTTCGGAACCACAGATCTTGACCCAGCACTTCTCGTCGCGTTGCATCAGCTCGATCAAAATCCTGAACGGAAGCTGGTCGAGGCCCTCGTAGGCCTTCACCCGTCCCATATGGTCGATCGTGTAGCTCAGCGGCAGCTTTGTCAGCATATCGGCATATTCAGGCAGGTCGATGGCATCGAAATGCAGATCGATGTGCCAGCCGAGCGGCGCGACCATGGCGATGATACGGTTGAACACGCCCTTGTCAGGAACGCCGCCGAGATGACGGACGAAGTTGAAACGGCAGCCGCGGAAGCCACCCTCGTGCAGCACGCGAAGCTGGCGCTCGGTGATGGTGTCGTCGATATTGGCGACGGCGCGATAGGCGCCATTGCTTTGCGCGATCGCGTCGAGCGCGACCGTGTTGTCGGTGCCGTGCACGCTGGCATTGACGATGACCGCACGTTCCACGCCGAGCTTCGCATGCAGGACCTTGAAGTCCTTGAGCGGCGCGTCCGGCGGCGTGTAGGAACGGTCAGGCGCATAAGGGTACATCGCCCCGGGCCCGAAGATGTGGCAGTGCGCATCGCAGGACAGCGATGGCAGCTTGAACTTTGGCGTGCGCGTGTTCGGATCGGGCGGCGGAATGGTCGGCGTGTACATCATCGCTATCAGCTGAACTTGAACAGGCGCGCGGGATTGTCGACCAGCAGTTTCTGCTGAATCGCCTTGTCAGGTGCGTAGAGGGGAATCAAATCAACGATCTCACCGTCGTTCGGCATGATCTTGACATTCGGATGCGGCCAGTCGGTGCCCCAGATGACGCGGTCGGACGCATTGTCGATCAGCGCCTTCGCGAACGGCACGGCGTCGTGAAACGGCTTGCCAGCAGCAGAAGCCCGCTCCAGGCCGGTAATCTTGACCCAGCACTTCTCATCTCTTTTCTGCAGATCGAGAAGCGCGGTGAAACCGGGATCATCCAATCCCTTTCCCGCCTGCACGGTTCCCATGTGGTCGATCACGTAAGGCGTCGGCAGCGCGGTGAGAACCGGCGCGAACTCGGCAATCGTTCCGGGCTCGAAATAGACATCAATGTGCCAGCCGAGCTCGGCAACGCGGTGTACGATGCGCTGGAACTTGTTCATGTCGCCGACGCCACCGAGCCGCTTCAGAAACGCGAAGCGGCAGCCGCAGATACCGGCCTTGTCGAGCGCGGCGAGCTCCTTCTCGGTCATCTCGTCGCTGACATTGGCGATGCCCCTGTAGACGCCCTCGCTCTGCGCGATCGCGTCGGTGACGACACGGTTGTCGGTGCCGTGTACGGTGGCGTTCACGATCACGCAACGTTCGACCCCGATTCTCTCGTGGACGCTGCGGAACGTCTCCAGCGGCGCATCGGCGGTGTTGTACGGGCGCTTCTCCGAAAACGGATAGCGAGACGCCGGCCCAAAAATATGCGTGTGGCCGTCACAGGATTTTGGCGGCAGCTTGAACGATGGTGTCTTGGGATTGGGGTCGGGCGGTGCGATCGTCGGGATGGACCTCTCGGTTCCTTCCGCCCGCGCTTCACTCGCGAGCGTAGCGCCGGCCAGTCCGGTCAAGAGATGCAAGCACTCTCGCCTGTTCATGTCCTCATCACTCCGTCACATGTCCGCTTGCGAGCGGAAGCGCTGCTATGCGCTCCCCCGGGCGATTTCTTTCAGGTCTTATTACTTGCAGGGGCTCGCCGCCGGGCCGGTGCGGGCTGGTCCAGAGCGGGCGCCTGGAACGCGGCGACGGTGGCCTGCACCAATTGCTCGATGGCGCTCGCGGCATCACTGCCATCGGCCTGGCCGCGCGACAGGCGCGAGACGCGATCCGGCGTCACCAGCGAGTAATAGAGCGCGCCCAGCAGGAAGTGACTGCGCCAGACGATGTCGGTGCGGGGAATGTGCGGCAGGCTCTCGTGGATCGCGTCGATGAAGGCATGGCTGGTGTCGTCGAACGTCTGCGCGATGATCTTTCGCGCGACCTCGTTCCCTTCCGCGGACATCACCGCGCGCAGGCGCGTGAACCGCGCGCCACCACCGGCGAGATCGCTGCCCGAGGTGAAGGCCGGTACCACATAGGCCCGCACGATCGCCTCCAGCCGGTCCTGCAGATCACGCACGCGCCTGGCGGCGGCGAGCAGCTCTGAGCGCCGCAGGTTCATCGGCCCGCAATGGCGCCGGTAGATCTCCAGCAGCAAGCCGTCCTTGGTCTTGAAATGATAGGTCACGCTGCCGGGATTGGCCCCGGCGGCCTGCGCGATGTCGCGCACCGAGACGGCATTGAAGCCGTTGGTGGCGAACAGCTCCTCGGCCGCGGCGAGGATTGCCTCGCGCATGTTCGGCTTGCGGGCCGTTTCCTTGCTGGTGGGCTTGCGTACCATGGAATTTGTACTATCGTACAAAAGATCAGGTCTCGTCAACAAAAACGATGCAGCATGGGTAGCAGCTCGGACGGCGAGCCGCACGGACGCGAGTGCCCTCCGGGAGCGATGAATAATGCTGGGTTTGAACAAGACAATCGGCGGTCTGATGCTGAGCGCCGGCCTACTGCTGGGCGGTGCCGCGCAGGCCGGCGACACCTATCCGAGCAAGCCGGTCCACATCCTCGTGCCCTATGCGGCCGGCGGCGCGGTTGACGTCCTCGCGCGTACGCTCGGCCAGGCACTCGCAAAGACCTGGGGCCAGCAGCCCGTGATCGACAACCGCCCCGGCGCCGGCGGCATCGTCGCGTCGCAGGCGCTGACGCAGGCAGCCCCCGACGGCTACACGCTGATCCTGGTCGCGAGCGGCCATCCGCTCAATCAGTTCATCTATCCGAGCGTACCTTATGACACGTTCAAGGACTTTACCGCGATCACTGAAGTAGCCTCCTCCCCGCTGGCGATCGTCGTCGCCAAGGACAGCCCTTACAAAACGCTCGGCGATCTCCTGGCCGCCGCCAAGAAGGAGCCGGACAAGCTATCCTACGGCATGTCGGGCAACGGCACCTCGGCGCATCTCGCCGGAGAGCTGTTGAAGTACATGTCCGGCACCAAGATCGTCGCGATCCCCTATAAGGGCGGCGCCCCGGCGCTGACGGCCGTGATATCGGGCGAAATCCCGCTCAGCATCAATCCGCTCGCGGAAGCCATCGGCCAGCTCGACGGCGGTCCGGTGCGCGCGCTCGCGGTGACCTCGGCCGAGCGGTCCAAGGCGCTTCCCGATGTCCCGACCGTCGCCGAATCCGGCGTTCCCGGCTACGACGTCTCGGTGTGGTGGGGCGTGCTCGGCCCGGCAAAGATGCCGCCGGAGATCGTGGCGAAGCTCGAGGCCGATCTCAAGGCCGCCCTGCAGGATCCCAGCGTGCTGTCGACGCTCGGCAAGATCGGGGCAGCTCCGGTCGGCTCCTCTGCCAAGGATTTCGACGCCTACATGCACGCGGAGGCGACCAAATGGGAGCCCGTGTTGAGAGCCGCCGACATTCGCGCGCAGTAACTCTTCCGAAGCGGCCGACGCGCGAGGCTGCGAACGATTGGCGATCGCAGTTTCGCGGCGTGACTGGCTGCATTTGCTGCAGATCAACGTAACAACATGGATAAAGCGTCATTTGTCTTCGGGGGCGCGCTGGGCGAGCAAAGCTTGGCATCGCCGGAGACCGAGAATGAACAAGCCTTTCCTGTTGAAACTGCATCGCTGGATCACGCTGGTCTTTGCGCTTCCCCTGTTCGCGATCATCGCCACCGGGCTGATCCTGTCCTTCGAGCCTATGGTGCAAGTGAGCGGCATCGGCGGCGCGCCGATCGAAGCCGCGCATATCGTCGAGCTGGTGAAGCGATATGATCCAGATGGCAAGGCCCGCGGGCTCTCGATCAATGCCGGCGCACAGCGGATGACATTGCAGGGCACGGCAGGTCCAGCGATCGACCTCGCAACGGGCGAGCCCGCCGCCACCGGGTCAGGTCTTTCCGATCTTTTCCGTTTGGCGCGCATCACGCATGAACGACTGCTGGGCCAGGCTTGGCTCGTGACGAGTTCGACGATCGCCATGGTGTGTCTGATGTCGCTCGGCATCCTGATGGGGCTGCCGAGGCTGCGCAACACCATGTCCGGATGGCACAAGGGCACCGCCTGGTTCACCTTGCCGTTGATCCTCTTGAGCCCGCTCACAGGCCTGTTCATGGCCTTCGGCCTGACGTTGCAGAGCGGGTCTGCTCCCGCCTCCACAGGACGCCCAATCGCCCTGCCCGATGCGGTGCGATTGATCGCGGCCTCCCATGATCTCTCGCATGTGATCTCGATCGGCGCACGGGGCGGCCGCGTGATGGCGCGGATCTATGAGAGCGACGAATTGTGCGCCTATGCCGTGGATTCATCCGGTGTCACTCCGCTGCCGCGCAACTGGCCTCGCCTGATTCATGAGGGAAACTGGTCCGCCGGGATCGCCGCGCCGCTCAATGTGGTGACGTCGATCGCTCTGCTGACACTGCTGTCGACCGGCCTCCTGATCTGGGCACGGCGGAAATTGCGCAAGCCACGCGCTCGGCGTGACCGGCAAGCCGACGCCGCCGTGGTCAGCGCCCGCTGATCGCGATGATCAGTTATGCGCGCTCGCGCGCATCTTCTCCGGCGCGACGCGTTGCGGGAATTCGTCAGCATCGCCGCCCGAGGGGATCAGGATCGCGCGTTCGCGCGGCAGGGCTTCCGGCATTTCGTCGCGGATGAAAGCAATGAGCTTTTCCCTGATCTCGCAGCGCAGGTCCCAGGATTGCGGCGCATTGCGGGCGCTGACCAGCGCCCGCAGCTCGATGGTGCGGGAATCCGCGTCGATCACCTGGAGATTGACCACCGCGCCATCCCAGAGCTTGGACTCCTTCACCGCTCCCTCCAGCCAGCGCCGGATGCGCGGCACGTCGGCACGGTAGTCGACGTGCAGCGCGATCACGCCGATCAGGGACGCGGTGTCGCGGGTCCAGTTCTGGAATGGTTTTTCGATGAAATAGGACAGCGGCACCACCATGCGGCGCCAATCCCAGAGCCGGATCACCACATAAGTCGCGGCGATATCCTCGACCCATCCCCACTCGTTCTCGATGATGACGGCATCCTCGATCCGGATCGGTTGGGTGATCGCGATCTGCAAACCCGCGATCAAATTGCTGAGCAGCGGCCGCGCGGCAAGGCCGACGATGATACCGGCGGCGCCCGCCGAAGCGAACAGGCTGACGCCATATTGCCTGACAGAATCGAACGTCATCAACGCAGCGGATACCGTGATGATCACGATGATGGTGTCGGTGACGCGTTTGAACACGCGAATCTGCGTCACGTGCTTGCGCGCGACGAAGTTCTCGGTGACATCGCGGAAGTTCTGCAGATAGCGCGCGGCGCTCATGTCGACGATGCGAATCGAGATCCACCCGATCAGCGCGATGAAGGCGACCACGAACAGGCGCGTCAGGGGCGTGCGGAACGCATCGTCCAAGGGCGCGAGCGGGAGGACCAGCGCAACGGCAGCCAGACACAGCGCCAGCTGGGCCGGACCGGAGGTGCGCTCGATGAACACGCCTAGCAGTGGAAGCCGGGTTCCGAAGGCGCGATTGAGCAGCCATACGGCGAATCGGTAGAACGACAATGCGATCATCATCGCCCCGACGACCAGGCCGAGGCCGATGAACCATGATGGCACCCATCCGAACATCTTGTCGATGTCGGCCATGACAACCTGCCAATTCATTCACGTCCCCGGATTGCATTCGCTGCAGCGCCAACGCGTTCCAACGCGCTTCGCTCCCCCGCGCAGTGCAACGCAGCATTCCTCTGGTGCAACCGTGCCGAATTGCGCTAGTTTGGAGCGCACATGACCAGACGCACCGGCAGCGCCGATCTTCCTCTCCACACCGGACGGGTTCCGCCGTGGCTGGCAAGCCGCATGGCTTCGCTGGGCGCGATCGTCACGCAGGCGATCGTGCACCATTACGGCCGCGATGCGTTCATGCAACGGCTCTCGCACCCATTCTGGTTCCAGTCGTTCGGCGCCGTGATGGGAATGGACTGGCATTCCTCTGGTATCACGACCTCCGTGATCGGTGCGCTGAAGCGCGGGCTCGGACCGCTCCAGGACGAGCTTGGCATTTATGTCTGCGGCGGCCGCGGCCAGCATTCGCGCAAGACGCCGGATGAGCTGCTGCAGCTCGGGGAGCGCGTCGGCTTCGACAGCGCGAAACTCACGCGCGCGAGCCGCCTCGTGGCAAAGGTGGACAGTGCCGCCGTGCAGGACGGCTTCGATCTCTATCTGCACGGCTTCTTCGTTACCGCCGACGGCAAGTGGACTGTGGTGCAGCAGGGCATGAACGGCGACAAGCGCCAGGCGCGGCGCTATCACTGGCATTCGGAGGCACTGAAGAGCTTTGTCGATGCGCCGCACAGCGCGATCGACGGGCCGCAGCAGGGCGAGATCGTCAATCTGACCGACCATCGCGCCGGCGTCTCGCGCACCGCGCAGCTCGACCTGCTCAGCGATCTTGGTCCCGATCGCATCCTCGCCGAATTCGAGCGGCTTGCCGGCACCGCAGCCGAACCGGCGCAGGCCATGCTGCCGCATTTGATCATGCCTGATCATCACGATGTCAGGCCCAAGGATGTGTTCGCACGCCGCCTGCACGGCACACTCGCAGCCGCCGCCGAACGCGGGCCGGTCGACTTTCCAGACCTTTTGCTCACACCCGGTGTCGGCGCGCGCACCGTGCGCTCGCTCGCCATGGTCGCCGAAGTCGTGCACGGCGCGCCCTATCGTTTCAAGGACCCCGCCCGCTTCTCGCTCGCCCATGGCGGCAAGGATCGGCATCCTTATCCCGTTCCGATCAAGGTCTATGACGAGACCATCCGCGTGTTGAAGGGCGCGATCCAGGGCGCGAAGCTCGGGCGCGAGGAGGAGATGCAGGCGATCAAGCGCCTCGACGATCAGGCGCGGCGCCTTGAGCGCACGGTGAGTGGACCGTCGGTCGAGTCGTTCATTGCAGGTGAACGTACCGCATCACCGGACCTCGACGGCCGCTCCGTGTTCGGCTGGGAACGCGATCTGGCTTCCACAAAAAGGCGGACCGGCTGAACGCCAGTCCGCAAGTCAGGCGGGAGGACCGCCCTCTCAGGTCTCGTCGGTCTCATCGAGCCGGTTGGCCGAATGATCCTGATATTGCTCGGTCTGGATGGACTTGCCGTCCATGCCGCGAATGTCCGAGTGCTGCTTCTTGTCGCGGTTGGACAGCACCATGTTGTCGCCAATCATCTCCTTCGGTACGTCGGTCAATGCGCCGGTGCCGTCGCCCTTACCGTGCACGCCGGATCTGAAATGCGTCTTGCTGCCGTGACCACCTGGCATTGCTCTCTCCTCTTGCCGTGATCGCTTCTTGAAGGCTCAGTGCTTCTGTTGCGCCGGCACCTCTCGCTGTGCACGACGGCTGGTGTCGTCGGCATGGCGGTCCAAAGCCCAATCCAGCTCTCGCGCGTCCGGAACGTCCGGCTTGCGCTCGAGAATTCGTACCTGCTGCTCGTGAGTTTTTCTGCCTTGCATTGGGATCTCCGATCTTCACTTGCCTTTGCCTTTGCCGGCCGGATCGTGCGCGTGATGAGAGTCGTGCTCGCCTCCACCCCCCGAGACGCGGCTGTGGCTACGGCGTGAATCGTCCGCAGGCGGTTTGTTGACTTCAAGCCGCGCCCTCGCGTTCTCGTGCGAGGCGCCGGGTCCGCCCTGACGAATGCTGTTCGGAGTCTTGGTGGATGTCGACATGGATGTCGCCCTCCTCAGCGGTCTTGCTGATAGCCTTGATTGGTCGTGTTCTGCTTGATGTTGCCCTGCTGTCCCTGCTCGTTCGGGTTCTCCACCCGTTGCCGGCCGCGTGGTGCCTGGTTGGCCGACATCTGCTTGTCGTCACCAGTTCCCTTTCGGCTTTGATTGTCCGGAGGAACAGGTGGCATTTTGCTGGTCATGATGCTGCCTCCTGATGAATGTGAAGCCCTGCGGGCGGTTGGCGCGGAACTCGTAGGCCATCATCGCTGCAAGCTCTCGGTGACAACCGACGTCACCGAGCCTCGTTCCTGGCAGATCGCACACGGTGATAGTTTCGCAGAGGTGCGTCAGTTCACCTGAGCAAGGGAACGATCGATTGTCGCGAACGGCGCAGCCGCGTCAGATGTTCCGCCTGTCTCTGCCACCACGGGAAGTTTCGCGATCGCACGGATACCGGGCCTCTTGCGCCAGTGGATCTGCGACGGATCGACCGCAAGACCAAGCCGCGGCCAGCGCGTGAACAGCGCCTTGAGTGCGCACGCGCCTTCGATCCGCGCCAGCTGATGACCGAGGCAGAAATGGATTCCCGTGCCGAAAGAGATGTGGCGGTTCGGCTTGCGCTCGAGATCGAGCTGCCCGGGCCGGTCGTGCACCGACGGGTCCATGTTGGCGGCGGCGAGCATCACCATGACACGATCGCCCTTCTTCAGTTGCACCCCGTCGAGCTCGACATCCCGCCGCACATAGCGCGGTTTTGAAAATTGCACCGGCGAGACGAAACGCAGAAATTCCTCGACGGCGAGCCCGACGCGGTTCCAGTCTTCTTCCAGCCAGTCACGCAGACCCGGACTCCGGAGCAGTTCGTAAACCGACCCACTGATGAGATGCGTGGTGGTCTCCGAGCCCGCCGCAAGCAGCAGGAACACCATCGAGACCATTTCGTCCGGCCCGATTTCGCCGCCCTCGCGTTCGACCTGGACCAGTTCGGCAATCAGACCCTCGCCACCCCGCTCGCGCGCGATCTGCAGCTGCCCTGCCAGATAATTTCGCATCCTGCGGACCGCGAACAGCAGGCGGAAGAAGCTGACGACGTTCGTCAGCGAGGACATCGCATTGGCCCACGCGATGAAGCGCGGGCGATCGGCCATCGGCAGGCCGAGCAGCTCCGAAATCACCGACAGCGGCAGGATGCGCGCATAGCGCGCGACGAGATCGGCCGGGCTTCCGCTCGCGAACAACCCGGCGGCAAGATCGTCGGCAATGGCGTGGATGCGCGGCTCCATCGCGACGATGGCGCGGCGGCGGAAGGCTTCGTCGACGATGCTGCGCAGCCTGGTATGGTCAGGCTCGTCCATCGTCAGCATGTTGTTGGCGATGGTCCTGATCAGCCCCGGCATCCACCAGCGCAGGCCGGCCACGTCGCCATCTTCCTTGCGCAGCGTGAAGATCGTGCTGTCCTTCAGCACTTGCGCCGTCGCATCGTGGGTCGTGGTGATCCAGACATCGCCGACGAGCGGAAAGCGGGTCGCGACCACGGGTCCGGTCGCGCGCAGGGCCGCGATGGCCTTGGGCGGATCTCGAAAGAAGGTCTCGCTGGTGAAATCGAGGCGCGGTGCCATGGAATCACCGGGATGGTTGGTGGCGCCTCAACCAGATGGTGAGCGAGACCGCTGGCGCAAGGGCCGCAACCAGCCCTTCTCGCGCAGCGGAACTAACCGCGCCCCTGAGAGCGCGGACCGGCCTTGCGCTGCTGCTGATTGGTGTAGGCGTCCCAGTGACTCCAGCTGCCATTGCTCAGGCTTTGCAGATCTGTGCCGAGCGGCCGGCGCGTGCGCTTGTCGTGGTCGGCAATGGCGCGCTCGGACTGCGCGATCTTGCGCTTCAGTTCCGCGATCGCCTTCTGGGTTTGCCCGTCGCGCTTCGAGGACGCGATCTCGCCCATGGTGAAGCGCGCGGTCTCCAGCGCCTTCAACTCGGCGCGATTCTTCTTCAACTGAACCCGGTGCCAGGCGATGTTGCTGTCGCTGTCCGCAACCATGTGGGAACTCCGCTGATTCGGTCCCACAGTGTATCAAGCGCCGAATCGGCGGGGCAACGCCCGCCGGAAGGCGAAAATACGGTCTTCTTGGGCAGGAATTCTGGACTCAGCGCTCGGCGAAGGCCTTTTCGACCACGAACTGGGCCGGCTCGCCATGATTGCCCTCGGCGAAACCGCGCTCGCCCAAGAGCACGCGGGTGTCGGCGACCAGAGCCGGGCTGCCGCAGATCATGACGCGGTCGTGGGCAGCTTCCAGCACCGGAAGGCCGATGTCGGCGAACAGCTTGCCCGAGGTGATGAGATCGGTGATGCGGCCGCGGTTGCGGAATGGATCGCGTGTCACGGTGGGATAGTAGATCAACTGGTTCTGGATGTACTCGCCGAGCAGTTCGTCTTTCGGCAGGAGCTCGGTGATCATCTCGCCATAGGCGAGCTCCTTGACGTGACGGCAGCCGTGCAGCAGCACCACCTTCTCAAACCGCTCGTAGGTCTCGGGGTCCTTGATCACGCTCAGGAACGGGGCGAGGCCCGTGCCTGTGCCGATGAGGTAGAGGTTGCGCCCCTCCTCCAGATTGTCGATCACCAGCGTGCCGGTGGCCTTGCGGCTGACGATGATCTCGTCGCCTTCCTTCAAATGCTGGAGCCGCGAGGTCAGCGGTCCGTCCGGCACCTTGATCGAGAAGAATTCGAGGGTGTCCTCGTAATTGGCGCTGGCGACGCTGTAGGCGCGCAGCAGCGGCTTCTCGCCGACCTTGAGCCCGATCATGGTGAACTCGCCGTTGCGGAAGCGGAAGGTCGGGCTGCGGGTGGTCTTGAAGGAGAACAGCGTGTCGGTCCAGTGGTGGACGCTCAAAACGCTTTCCTGATTGAAATTGCTCATCTCACCTTCCCTGTCGCGTCATCTGCGGTCTTCGAGGCGGTCCAGCCATGCATCGTTTGTACACGATCATTCGTGTACTAATGAATAATCCTGCTTGATCCCGCGGTCAAGGCTGCCCAAGATCGCTAGCGTTGCAGTTAGGAATAAGGAGCCCCTTCCATGGCGCATGACGCACCCCAGGCCGCCGGACCCTCGAAGCTCGTGATCCGCAATATCGGCCTGATCCTCTCCGGCGCCCTGGAAAAGCCGATCCTGGACGGC encodes:
- a CDS encoding mechanosensitive ion channel family protein — protein: MNWQVVMADIDKMFGWVPSWFIGLGLVVGAMMIALSFYRFAVWLLNRAFGTRLPLLGVFIERTSGPAQLALCLAAVALVLPLAPLDDAFRTPLTRLFVVAFIALIGWISIRIVDMSAARYLQNFRDVTENFVARKHVTQIRVFKRVTDTIIVIITVSAALMTFDSVRQYGVSLFASAGAAGIIVGLAARPLLSNLIAGLQIAITQPIRIEDAVIIENEWGWVEDIAATYVVIRLWDWRRMVVPLSYFIEKPFQNWTRDTASLIGVIALHVDYRADVPRIRRWLEGAVKESKLWDGAVVNLQVIDADSRTIELRALVSARNAPQSWDLRCEIREKLIAFIRDEMPEALPRERAILIPSGGDADEFPQRVAPEKMRASAHN
- a CDS encoding DUF763 domain-containing protein, producing the protein MTRRTGSADLPLHTGRVPPWLASRMASLGAIVTQAIVHHYGRDAFMQRLSHPFWFQSFGAVMGMDWHSSGITTSVIGALKRGLGPLQDELGIYVCGGRGQHSRKTPDELLQLGERVGFDSAKLTRASRLVAKVDSAAVQDGFDLYLHGFFVTADGKWTVVQQGMNGDKRQARRYHWHSEALKSFVDAPHSAIDGPQQGEIVNLTDHRAGVSRTAQLDLLSDLGPDRILAEFERLAGTAAEPAQAMLPHLIMPDHHDVRPKDVFARRLHGTLAAAAERGPVDFPDLLLTPGVGARTVRSLAMVAEVVHGAPYRFKDPARFSLAHGGKDRHPYPVPIKVYDETIRVLKGAIQGAKLGREEEMQAIKRLDDQARRLERTVSGPSVESFIAGERTASPDLDGRSVFGWERDLASTKRRTG
- a CDS encoding cytochrome P450, producing MAPRLDFTSETFFRDPPKAIAALRATGPVVATRFPLVGDVWITTTHDATAQVLKDSTIFTLRKEDGDVAGLRWWMPGLIRTIANNMLTMDEPDHTRLRSIVDEAFRRRAIVAMEPRIHAIADDLAAGLFASGSPADLVARYARILPLSVISELLGLPMADRPRFIAWANAMSSLTNVVSFFRLLFAVRRMRNYLAGQLQIARERGGEGLIAELVQVEREGGEIGPDEMVSMVFLLLAAGSETTTHLISGSVYELLRSPGLRDWLEEDWNRVGLAVEEFLRFVSPVQFSKPRYVRRDVELDGVQLKKGDRVMVMLAAANMDPSVHDRPGQLDLERKPNRHISFGTGIHFCLGHQLARIEGACALKALFTRWPRLGLAVDPSQIHWRKRPGIRAIAKLPVVAETGGTSDAAAPFATIDRSLAQVN
- a CDS encoding ferredoxin--NADP reductase, translating into MSNFNQESVLSVHHWTDTLFSFKTTRSPTFRFRNGEFTMIGLKVGEKPLLRAYSVASANYEDTLEFFSIKVPDGPLTSRLQHLKEGDEIIVSRKATGTLVIDNLEEGRNLYLIGTGTGLAPFLSVIKDPETYERFEKVVLLHGCRHVKELAYGEMITELLPKDELLGEYIQNQLIYYPTVTRDPFRNRGRITDLITSGKLFADIGLPVLEAAHDRVMICGSPALVADTRVLLGERGFAEGNHGEPAQFVVEKAFAER